A section of the Mesobacillus jeotgali genome encodes:
- a CDS encoding SDR family NAD(P)-dependent oxidoreductase: protein MPSLKGKNIIITGASGGIGAEIASLCAARGANLVLMARSIDKLEVLKKELQSKYAINVHARQLDVSDTESVKRVFSEVLSDIRYADILVNNAGFGVFDFAHDVKIEDVKSMFDVNVVGLMACTSMVLPAMKQRRSGHIINIASQAGKIATPKSSVYSATKHAVLGYTNSLRMEVADDNIFVTSVNPGPIATNFFEIADKQGTYVKNVKRFMLKPEYVAKQVVNRMLTRTREINLPRWMNAGSKFYTLFPRTFELFGKNMFNKK, encoded by the coding sequence ATGCCATCCTTAAAAGGAAAAAATATAATCATCACCGGAGCTTCCGGCGGAATCGGAGCTGAGATTGCCAGCCTTTGCGCCGCACGGGGGGCAAACCTTGTCCTTATGGCCAGGAGTATTGATAAACTTGAAGTCTTGAAGAAAGAGCTGCAATCCAAATATGCCATTAATGTTCATGCCCGGCAGCTGGATGTTTCCGATACAGAATCAGTGAAAAGAGTTTTTTCGGAAGTGCTCTCGGACATCCGTTATGCGGATATTTTGGTTAATAATGCCGGTTTCGGCGTTTTTGATTTTGCTCATGATGTGAAAATCGAAGATGTCAAATCGATGTTCGATGTGAATGTTGTTGGCTTGATGGCCTGCACCTCAATGGTCCTTCCGGCTATGAAGCAGCGCAGAAGCGGCCATATTATCAACATCGCATCACAAGCCGGTAAGATAGCCACGCCGAAATCAAGCGTCTATTCCGCTACAAAGCATGCGGTGCTTGGCTATACGAACAGCCTTCGCATGGAGGTGGCCGATGACAATATTTTCGTAACCTCGGTCAATCCGGGTCCCATCGCTACGAATTTTTTCGAGATTGCGGACAAACAGGGAACCTATGTAAAAAATGTAAAACGTTTCATGCTGAAGCCTGAATACGTGGCAAAACAGGTGGTCAATCGAATGCTGACCAGGACACGTGAAATCAACCTGCCGCGCTGGATGAATGCAGGCAGCAAATTTTATACCCTGTTCCCAAGGACTTTTGAGTTATTTGGCAAGAATATGTTCAACAAAAAGTAA
- the proC gene encoding pyrroline-5-carboxylate reductase translates to MKKLVFVGAGSMAEAMISGIGASGLLPRDQIWATNKQDADRLKILKQRYGITTTYNLGQLFEDADAIVLAMKPKDASIAMEEIKHYLTDGMLVISVLAGVAIEAIEAAAEKSLAVARAMPNTSAAIGKSATALAVNSHVSEAQKILAQRLFNTIGLTTIVEEYQLDAVTGLSGSGPAYIYYLVEAMEKSAAEIGLEKQTAKQLIIQTLLGAAEMLTQSGKEPAQLRFEVTSPGGTTEAGISVLEQYGVQSAFVSCIKEATAQSKKLGTLLGNEIAAVNRHL, encoded by the coding sequence ATGAAGAAGCTTGTTTTTGTTGGGGCAGGATCGATGGCGGAAGCAATGATTTCCGGGATAGGGGCAAGCGGGCTTCTTCCGCGGGACCAAATTTGGGCCACAAACAAACAGGATGCTGACAGACTGAAGATATTGAAACAGAGATATGGGATCACAACGACATATAATCTGGGACAGCTGTTCGAGGACGCGGATGCCATAGTCCTGGCGATGAAACCAAAGGACGCCTCAATCGCGATGGAGGAAATTAAACACTATCTGACAGATGGAATGCTAGTCATATCTGTTCTGGCCGGCGTGGCGATCGAAGCGATTGAAGCGGCAGCAGAAAAATCACTGGCCGTGGCAAGGGCTATGCCAAACACCTCGGCTGCGATTGGCAAATCGGCAACAGCACTCGCCGTGAATTCCCATGTGAGTGAAGCACAAAAGATACTGGCGCAAAGGCTTTTTAACACAATCGGCCTTACGACAATCGTTGAGGAATATCAGCTTGATGCAGTAACAGGATTATCCGGCAGCGGGCCAGCCTATATTTATTACCTCGTCGAAGCAATGGAAAAAAGCGCCGCCGAAATCGGTCTTGAAAAGCAGACAGCGAAGCAGCTGATTATCCAGACGCTGCTCGGCGCAGCGGAAATGCTGACACAGTCGGGTAAGGAACCTGCTCAGCTCCGCTTTGAGGTGACCAGCCCTGGAGGAACGACTGAAGCAGGCATCAGTGTGCTTGAACAGTATGGGGTACAGTCAGCTTTTGTATCTTGCATCAAGGAAGCTACGGCCCAGTCAAAAAAGCTTGGCACCCTGCTCGGAAATGAAATAGCAGCCGTAAATCGCCATCTTTAA
- a CDS encoding MBL fold metallo-hydrolase, whose product MAEWKDGIAKLTLPTPFPVGDVNAYLIKGDRLTLVDAGTKTEESWESFKSQLADLKLKPEDIEQVILTHDHPDHVGMLDYLSPGLEVYGHHLNERWINRTAEFEKEHQEFYESFFSKLAIPVQFFVPSMKIMKKTLVFSCNRSLSGTVLENDVPPALPGWRVIETPGHAQSHIVLLREKDGTMIAGDTILAGISPNPLLEPPLPGEAVRPKPLVQYNSSLKKLQQYPINLVYTGHGTEITELHSLIEKRLARQHDRAMQVRGMLEGRELTVFEICKLLFPTVYERELNLTISETVGQLDYLQSLDAVSVMEGTSFFYTAK is encoded by the coding sequence ATGGCAGAATGGAAAGATGGAATTGCCAAGTTGACTTTGCCGACGCCCTTTCCGGTCGGAGATGTAAATGCATATTTGATTAAAGGGGACAGGCTTACCCTTGTTGATGCTGGCACGAAAACGGAGGAGTCATGGGAGTCCTTTAAATCACAGCTGGCGGATTTGAAGCTGAAGCCTGAGGATATTGAGCAGGTGATCCTGACACATGATCACCCAGATCATGTGGGGATGCTGGATTACTTGTCACCTGGTCTTGAAGTATATGGCCATCACCTGAATGAAAGGTGGATTAACAGGACTGCGGAATTCGAGAAGGAACATCAGGAATTCTATGAAAGTTTCTTCTCGAAATTAGCAATACCAGTTCAATTTTTTGTGCCGTCGATGAAGATCATGAAAAAGACACTTGTTTTTTCATGCAATCGCTCTTTATCAGGGACTGTTTTGGAAAACGATGTTCCGCCGGCTCTGCCAGGATGGAGAGTGATCGAGACACCGGGACATGCCCAGAGCCACATTGTGCTCTTGCGTGAAAAAGACGGCACAATGATTGCCGGGGATACGATCCTTGCTGGCATTTCACCGAATCCGCTGCTTGAACCTCCGTTGCCAGGCGAAGCAGTAAGGCCGAAGCCGCTCGTCCAATATAACTCGTCCCTTAAAAAACTGCAGCAATATCCGATAAATCTTGTATACACTGGTCATGGAACTGAAATCACGGAATTGCACAGCCTGATTGAAAAACGGCTTGCCCGCCAGCATGACCGTGCAATGCAGGTCAGAGGAATGCTTGAAGGCAGGGAACTTACTGTATTCGAGATATGCAAATTGCTTTTCCCGACCGTGTATGAACGAGAGTTGAACCTGACTATCTCAGAAACGGTCGGTCAGCTTGATTATTTACAATCCCTTGACGCTGTTTCTGTCATGGAAGGAACATCCTTCTTTTATACTGCAAAATGA
- a CDS encoding glycosyltransferase, protein MVLLILLSLTLVIWVLATTDALIGFRNLDSLEKTEGADREPLLSVIVAARNEAGHISQSVRSQLAQTYKNIEWILVNDRSEDNTGELMENLKGFDPRIKVIHIESLPEGWLGKNHALYKGFQLASGNLILFTDADVMYHPAAFSKAVSYFEGHSLDHLTAAPNLSAKPFWLKAFVAFFLFGFSYYKRPWLGNNPRSKTGVGIGAFNMVTRSAYEKVGTHEYIKMRPDDDLQLGIMVKRLGLKQQIVTAMTLIEVEWYQSLGEALGGLEKNTFAGLHYRISMVLFSVFGVFVSQVMPFFTVFSGNQSIAILSAVNLAFLSFLYVMVTKKMTRFSPWLFLVLPFTALLFIFSILRASYLTFKRGGIIWRGTKYTLAELRKNTLR, encoded by the coding sequence ATGGTGCTTTTAATTTTACTGTCTTTAACTCTAGTCATCTGGGTCCTGGCAACAACCGATGCCTTGATTGGTTTCAGGAATTTGGATTCCCTCGAAAAAACAGAAGGTGCTGACCGGGAACCGCTCCTCAGTGTCATCGTGGCCGCCAGGAATGAAGCAGGACATATTTCTCAAAGCGTTCGCTCCCAGCTGGCGCAAACCTACAAAAATATCGAGTGGATCCTTGTTAATGACCGATCCGAGGATAATACCGGTGAATTGATGGAGAACCTAAAAGGCTTTGACCCGAGAATCAAAGTGATCCATATCGAGAGTCTGCCAGAAGGGTGGCTTGGCAAGAATCATGCTCTCTATAAAGGCTTCCAGCTCGCGTCGGGCAACCTGATCCTATTTACAGACGCTGATGTCATGTACCACCCCGCGGCTTTTTCAAAAGCCGTCAGTTATTTTGAAGGACATAGCCTCGATCATTTGACCGCCGCTCCGAACCTTAGTGCAAAGCCATTCTGGCTGAAGGCCTTTGTTGCGTTCTTCTTATTTGGCTTTTCTTATTACAAGCGACCATGGCTCGGCAATAATCCACGGTCGAAAACGGGAGTCGGCATCGGTGCATTCAATATGGTCACCCGGTCGGCATATGAAAAAGTCGGCACACATGAATATATAAAAATGCGGCCTGATGATGATTTGCAGTTGGGAATAATGGTAAAGCGCCTGGGTCTCAAGCAGCAGATCGTTACCGCCATGACGCTCATCGAAGTGGAATGGTATCAAAGCCTGGGTGAGGCTTTAGGCGGACTGGAGAAAAACACCTTCGCCGGCCTTCACTACCGGATCAGCATGGTGCTATTTTCGGTGTTCGGTGTCTTTGTTTCCCAGGTCATGCCATTCTTCACTGTTTTTTCCGGTAACCAGTCCATAGCAATCCTCAGTGCAGTTAATCTCGCATTCCTGTCTTTTCTGTATGTAATGGTAACCAAGAAAATGACCCGATTTTCACCGTGGCTGTTCCTTGTCCTGCCTTTTACGGCCTTGCTTTTCATTTTCTCCATCCTGAGAGCAAGCTACCTCACTTTTAAAAGAGGCGGCATCATCTGGCGTGGAACGAAATATACGCTTGCGGAATTAAGAAAAAACACTTTGCGGTGA